The following coding sequences lie in one Serratia symbiotica genomic window:
- the tufB gene encoding Elongation factor Tu 2, producing MSKEKFERKKPHINVGTIGHVDHGKTTLTAAITTVLAKNYGGCARAFDQIDNAPEEKARGITINTSHVEYDTKFRHYAHVDCPGHADYIKNMITGAAQMDGAILVVAATDGPMPQTREHILLGRQVGVPFIVVFINKCDMVDDEELLELVEMEVRELLTTYNFPGETLPIIRGSALKALEGDSEWENQIIKLSEVLDSYIPEPKRAIDKSFLLPIEDVFSISGRGTVVTGRVERGIIKVGEEVEIIGIKNTVKSTCTGVEMFRKLLDEGRAGENVGVLLRGVKREDIERGQVLAKPGSIKPYTQFNSEVYILSKEEGGRHTPFFKGYRPQFYFRTTDVTGTIELEKDIEMVMPGDNVNMKVTLIHPIAMEDGLRFAIREGGRTVGAGVVVKIIS from the coding sequence ATGTCTAAAGAAAAGTTTGAACGTAAAAAACCACATATTAATGTCGGTACTATTGGTCATGTTGATCATGGTAAAACAACTTTAACTGCTGCAATAACAACTGTTTTAGCTAAAAATTATGGTGGTTGTGCTCGTGCTTTTGATCAAATTGATAATGCACCAGAAGAGAAAGCACGTGGTATTACTATTAATACTTCTCATGTTGAATATGATACTAAATTTCGTCATTATGCACATGTAGATTGTCCAGGACATGCTGATTATATAAAAAATATGATTACTGGTGCTGCTCAAATGGATGGTGCTATTTTAGTTGTTGCTGCAACTGATGGTCCTATGCCTCAGACTCGTGAACACATTTTATTGGGTCGTCAAGTAGGTGTACCTTTTATTGTTGTATTTATTAATAAATGCGATATGGTTGATGATGAAGAATTATTAGAATTAGTAGAAATGGAAGTTCGTGAATTATTAACTACTTATAATTTTCCTGGTGAAACTTTACCAATTATTCGTGGTTCTGCATTAAAAGCGTTAGAGGGTGATTCAGAGTGGGAAAATCAAATAATTAAATTATCTGAAGTTTTAGATTCTTATATTCCAGAACCCAAACGTGCTATTGATAAATCATTTTTATTACCGATTGAAGATGTATTTTCAATTTCTGGTAGAGGTACAGTAGTTACTGGACGTGTTGAACGTGGTATTATTAAAGTTGGTGAAGAAGTTGAGATTATAGGTATAAAAAATACAGTTAAATCTACTTGTACTGGTGTAGAAATGTTTAGAAAATTATTAGATGAAGGTCGTGCAGGTGAGAATGTAGGTGTTCTTTTGCGTGGTGTAAAACGTGAAGATATTGAACGTGGTCAAGTTTTAGCTAAACCTGGTTCTATTAAACCATATACTCAATTTAATTCAGAAGTATATATTTTAAGTAAAGAAGAAGGTGGTCGTCATACACCATTTTTTAAAGGATACCGTCCACAATTTTATTTTAGAACAACTGATGTTACTGGTACTATTGAATTAGAAAAAGATATTGAAATGGTAATGCCAGGTGATAATGTTAATATGAAAGTTACTTTAATTCATCCAATTGCTATGGAAGATGGATTACGTTTTGCTATTCGTGAAGGTGGTCGTACTGTTGGTGCAGGAGTTGTCGTTAAAATTATTTCTTAA
- the rplA gene encoding 50S ribosomal protein L1: MVKLTKRMRFIRNKVDKTKSYNIVDAIILLKELTIVKFIESVDVSINLGIDSRKSDQNIRGFTILPHGIGRNVRIAVFAQGMNAEIAKSSNAEIVGMEDLADIIKKGEINFDVVIASPDTMHIVSPLGQILGPRGLMPNPKVGTVTTNIAEAVKNAKSGQIRYRNDKDGIIHTSIGKINFELNKLKENLEYLLIALKKVKPSQSKGIYIKKVTLSTTMGAGIIIDHIELLSLI; encoded by the coding sequence GTGGTTAAATTAACTAAACGTATGCGTTTTATTCGTAATAAAGTTGATAAGACTAAAAGTTATAATATTGTTGATGCTATTATTTTGTTAAAAGAATTAACTATTGTTAAATTTATAGAAAGTGTTGATGTATCAATTAATTTAGGTATTGATTCACGTAAATCTGATCAAAATATTCGTGGTTTTACTATTCTTCCTCATGGAATAGGTCGAAATGTGCGTATTGCAGTATTTGCTCAAGGTATGAATGCTGAAATAGCTAAATCTTCTAATGCGGAAATAGTAGGTATGGAAGATTTAGCAGATATAATTAAAAAAGGTGAAATTAATTTTGATGTAGTAATTGCATCTCCAGATACAATGCATATTGTTAGTCCACTTGGTCAAATACTTGGACCACGTGGTTTAATGCCTAATCCTAAAGTAGGTACTGTTACTACTAATATTGCTGAAGCAGTAAAAAATGCTAAATCTGGTCAAATTCGTTATCGTAATGATAAAGATGGTATTATTCATACTAGTATTGGTAAAATAAATTTTGAATTAAATAAACTTAAAGAAAATTTGGAGTATTTATTAATAGCTTTAAAAAAAGTAAAACCATCTCAATCTAAAGGAATATATATTAAAAAAGTTACTCTTTCTACTACTATGGGTGCTGGTATTATTATTGATCATATTGAATTACTTTCTTTAATTTAA
- the rplJ gene encoding 50S ribosomal protein L10, which translates to MALNLQDKKAIVAQVKEVAKDALSAVIADSRGVTVCQMNKLRKDSRKINVYMRIIRNTLLRRIVKDTSFKCLKDTFIGPTLIAFSYENAGSAARLFKEFSKVNLKFKIKAAAFEGNLISSEKIDYLATLPTYNEAIIKLIITIKEASIGKLVHILYILSNKKEEE; encoded by the coding sequence ATGGCATTAAATCTTCAAGACAAAAAAGCTATTGTTGCTCAAGTCAAAGAAGTAGCCAAAGATGCATTATCTGCAGTTATTGCAGATTCTCGTGGTGTTACTGTTTGTCAAATGAATAAATTACGTAAAGATAGTCGTAAAATAAATGTGTATATGCGTATTATTAGAAATACTTTACTTCGTCGAATTGTTAAAGATACTTCATTTAAATGTTTAAAAGATACATTTATTGGTCCTACTTTAATTGCATTTTCTTATGAAAATGCAGGATCTGCTGCTCGTTTATTTAAAGAATTTTCTAAAGTAAATTTAAAGTTTAAAATTAAAGCTGCAGCTTTTGAAGGAAATTTAATTTCTTCGGAAAAAATTGATTATTTAGCAACACTACCTACTTATAATGAAGCTATTATAAAATTAATAATAACTATAAAAGAGGCTTCTATTGGTAAATTAGTTCATATTTTATATATTTTATCTAATAAAAAAGAAGAAGAATAA
- the murB gene encoding UDP-N-acetylenolpyruvoylglucosamine reductase — protein MFIQNISLKNYNTFSLSVNASYLVVLDRIESIIKIWKQTQKYKIPFLILGEGSNVLFLEDFLGMVVINKLKGINIKEKLNTWHLHVSSGENWHNLVCYTLQIGIAGLENLALIPGLAGSAPIQNIGAYGIELKNFCEYVDILNFFTGNINRIPAINCGFGYRESIFKHYFKNGYMIVGLGLCLNKKWKPMIKYGALTKLNPYTVTPNQIFHSVCTIRRNKLPDPIKLGNAGSFFKNPLVSVKKLISLISYYPYIPYFFQKDNKVKLSAGWLINNCKLKKYLIGGAAIYHYHALVLVNINNASSQNIIDLARYIRNKVALKFNIWLEPEVRFIGATGELNAIEVLS, from the coding sequence ATGTTTATTCAAAATATATCTTTAAAAAATTATAATACTTTTTCATTATCAGTTAATGCATCATATTTAGTTGTATTAGATAGAATTGAATCAATAATAAAAATTTGGAAACAAACACAAAAATATAAAATACCATTTTTAATTCTTGGTGAGGGAAGTAATGTACTTTTTTTAGAAGATTTTTTAGGTATGGTAGTGATTAACAAATTAAAAGGTATCAATATTAAAGAAAAATTAAATACTTGGCATCTTCATGTAAGTTCTGGTGAAAATTGGCATAATCTTGTATGTTATACTTTACAAATTGGTATTGCTGGATTAGAAAATTTAGCATTAATTCCTGGTTTAGCAGGTTCTGCTCCAATTCAAAATATTGGTGCTTATGGTATAGAATTAAAAAATTTTTGTGAATATGTTGATATTTTAAATTTTTTTACTGGTAATATTAATCGTATTCCAGCTATAAATTGTGGTTTTGGTTATCGTGAAAGTATTTTTAAACATTATTTTAAAAATGGATATATGATTGTAGGTCTTGGTTTATGTTTAAATAAAAAATGGAAACCAATGATAAAATATGGAGCTTTAACAAAATTAAATCCATACACTGTTACACCAAATCAGATATTTCATTCTGTTTGTACGATACGTCGTAATAAATTACCTGATCCAATTAAACTTGGAAATGCTGGTAGTTTTTTTAAAAATCCTTTAGTTAGTGTAAAAAAATTAATATCTTTAATATCTTATTATCCTTATATACCATATTTTTTTCAAAAAGATAATAAAGTTAAATTATCTGCAGGTTGGTTAATTAATAATTGTAAATTAAAAAAATATCTAATAGGTGGAGCTGCTATATACCATTATCATGCATTAGTTTTAGTAAATATAAATAATGCTAGTAGTCAAAATATTATTGATTTAGCACGTTATATACGTAATAAAGTAGCTTTAAAATTTAACATATGGTTAGAACCTGAAGTTCGTTTTATTGGTGCAACAGGTGAATTAAATGCAATAGAGGTATTATCATGA
- the dsbA gene encoding Thiol:disulfide interchange protein DsbA, with product MKKLWLVFFYIIIISNVFSEKFHNTIQYSTLETPIIGKPKILEFFSFYCSHCYQFDQVYHMSDHLKKSLPINTQIVRYHLEFLGPFGKQLTHAWAVAMALGIENKISKLLFEAIQKTHTLNTEDDIKNILIKSGIKKENYDIIWNSLIVKTLLFKQEKAIKDFPVHWVPAIFINGKYIIHNNSLDTTSITCYIKQFINLVKFLSNKK from the coding sequence ATGAAAAAATTATGGTTAGTATTTTTTTATATAATAATTATATCTAATGTTTTTTCTGAAAAATTTCATAATACTATTCAGTATAGCACATTAGAAACACCAATAATTGGAAAACCTAAAATTTTAGAATTTTTTTCTTTTTATTGTTCACATTGTTATCAATTTGATCAAGTTTATCATATGTCTGATCATTTAAAAAAATCATTACCTATTAATACTCAAATAGTTAGATATCATCTAGAATTTTTAGGTCCATTTGGCAAGCAATTAACTCATGCTTGGGCTGTAGCTATGGCTTTAGGTATAGAAAATAAAATTAGTAAATTATTATTTGAAGCAATACAAAAAACTCATACATTAAATACTGAAGATGATATAAAAAATATTTTAATAAAATCCGGAATTAAAAAAGAAAATTATGATATTATTTGGAATAGTTTAATAGTAAAAACATTATTATTTAAACAAGAAAAAGCTATAAAAGATTTTCCAGTACATTGGGTACCAGCTATATTTATTAATGGTAAATATATAATTCATAATAATAGTTTAGATACTACTTCTATTACGTGTTATATAAAACAATTTATTAATTTAGTTAAATTTTTGAGTAATAAAAAATAA
- the secE gene encoding Protein translocase subunit SecE → MSVKTDTQVCSQYKEKIKWFMVIILLTIAIIGNYYYIDLNVFLRVFMVIFFIIVSGIIALMTNKGKIIILFAHEARIEIRKVIWPTYQETLYTTFIVAIVTVIMSLILWGLDGILVRIISFITNLRF, encoded by the coding sequence ATGAGTGTAAAAACTGATACTCAAGTATGCAGTCAATATAAAGAAAAGATTAAATGGTTTATGGTTATTATTTTATTAACTATAGCTATAATTGGTAATTATTATTATATTGATTTAAATGTATTCTTACGTGTATTTATGGTTATATTTTTTATTATAGTTTCAGGTATTATAGCTTTAATGACAAATAAAGGTAAAATTATTATTTTATTTGCACATGAAGCTCGTATTGAAATACGTAAAGTTATTTGGCCTACTTATCAAGAAACATTATATACTACATTTATTGTAGCTATAGTAACTGTTATAATGTCACTTATTTTATGGGGATTAGATGGTATTCTAGTTCGTATTATTTCATTTATTACTAACTTGAGGTTCTAA
- the rplL gene encoding 50S ribosomal protein L7/L12 — MSITKDQILEAVSSMSVMDIMELVSDMEKKFGVSSSAITTISNPVEVKEEKTEFDVILSAIGNNKVTVIKAVRTITGLGLKEAKDLVESAPAVLKAGISKNDAEVLKKSLEEAGASVQVK; from the coding sequence ATGTCTATCACTAAAGATCAAATTTTAGAAGCTGTTTCTTCTATGTCTGTTATGGATATAATGGAATTAGTTTCTGATATGGAAAAAAAATTTGGTGTTTCTTCTTCTGCTATAACTACTATTTCTAATCCAGTTGAAGTAAAGGAAGAGAAAACTGAATTTGATGTTATATTATCTGCTATAGGCAATAATAAAGTTACTGTTATTAAAGCAGTACGTACTATTACTGGTTTAGGTTTAAAGGAAGCTAAAGATTTAGTGGAATCTGCTCCAGCAGTATTAAAAGCAGGAATTAGTAAAAATGATGCTGAAGTTTTAAAAAAATCTTTAGAAGAAGCGGGTGCTTCTGTTCAAGTTAAATAA
- the polA gene encoding DNA polymerase I produces the protein MNKIIMKSLILIDGSSYLYRAYHAFPNLVNSIGESTGAIYGVLNMIRSLLMKYQFNYIGIVFDDKGKTFRNKLFTEYKTNRLPMPNNLNVQIIPLFNILKALGLPVLVVPEVEADDVIGTLAFQAELYGYKVLISTIDKDMIQLVTSNITLINTMNKIIMGPEEVQNKYGFVPKLMIDFLALVGDISDNIPGVPGIGIKTAKILLQNFGGLDILYKMLDKISIFNFRNSKTIVSKLKEHKDKAYLSYKLAKIKTNVKLCYSFTDLNLSILNIDKLEKLFKKYEFKSWLLHLKNIYWLKNKKKNKCKITDIIKINNLITEKLNFITEDILQKNNYITILSKNILHQWIIKLKKAKIFSFMIDTDNIDILRAKIISLSFSILPNHTAFIPLENIFLNSLQCLDYIYVLKKIKPLLEDKNILKVGQNIKFYIGILKNYNINLNGMIYDIILESYILGNMNGRCDIINLANYYLHYKLLSFEEIFSVKKDKLFFHNISLLKYTFYLSKYVDITLKLHLVMWPKIKKNLILLKIFNKIDIPLIKVLSNIERNGVCIDSIMLLTYSTELTNKLKDLENQAHKLAGEFFNLSSTKQIQNILYEKKKLPILKKTPTGIPSTNEEVLYKLSKNYLLPKIILRYRSLLKLKTTYANKLPLMINSISGRIHTSYHQTVTITGRLSSSNPNLQNIPIRNDEGRRIRKAFIAPKDYFIMSADYSQIELRIIAHLSQDKTLIQSFFNNQDIHCITASEIFCIPLHDVDLKQRYIAKVINFGLIYGMSAFGLSCQLNISCSEAQRYIDCYFEHYPGILKYIKKIRKEALNKGYVTTLDGRRLYLPDIDSNNYIKRKAAERSAINAPMQGTASDIIKRAMININSWIQKQSYSSLIHMIMQVHDELVFEVHKSIIKVSNTHIRELMENSTKFTVPLKVNIGIGMNWNETH, from the coding sequence ATGAATAAAATTATAATGAAATCATTAATTTTAATTGATGGTTCTTCATATTTGTATCGAGCTTATCATGCTTTTCCTAATTTAGTTAATTCTATAGGAGAATCAACAGGAGCTATATATGGTGTATTAAATATGATTCGTAGTTTATTAATGAAATATCAATTTAATTATATTGGGATAGTATTTGATGATAAAGGTAAAACTTTTCGCAATAAACTTTTTACTGAATATAAGACTAATCGTTTACCAATGCCGAATAATTTAAATGTGCAAATTATACCATTATTTAATATATTAAAAGCATTAGGTTTACCAGTTTTAGTAGTACCAGAGGTTGAAGCGGATGATGTTATTGGTACTTTAGCATTTCAAGCTGAGTTATATGGTTATAAAGTATTAATCAGTACTATAGATAAAGATATGATACAATTAGTTACATCAAATATTACTTTAATTAATACAATGAATAAAATCATTATGGGTCCTGAAGAAGTACAAAATAAATATGGTTTTGTACCTAAGTTAATGATTGATTTTTTAGCATTAGTAGGTGATATTTCAGATAATATTCCAGGTGTTCCAGGAATAGGAATAAAAACTGCAAAAATATTATTACAAAATTTTGGTGGATTAGATATCTTGTATAAGATGTTAGATAAAATTTCTATTTTCAATTTTCGAAATTCTAAAACTATAGTATCTAAATTAAAAGAACATAAAGATAAAGCTTATTTGTCTTATAAATTAGCGAAAATTAAAACCAATGTTAAATTATGTTATTCTTTTACTGATCTTAATTTATCAATATTAAATATTGATAAATTAGAAAAATTATTTAAAAAATATGAATTTAAAAGTTGGTTATTACATTTAAAAAATATTTATTGGTTAAAAAATAAAAAAAAAAATAAATGTAAGATTACTGATATAATAAAAATAAATAATTTAATAACAGAAAAATTAAATTTTATAACAGAAGATATATTACAAAAAAATAATTATATTACTATTTTAAGTAAAAATATTTTACATCAATGGATAATAAAGTTAAAAAAAGCTAAAATTTTTTCTTTTATGATAGATACAGATAACATAGATATATTACGTGCAAAAATAATTAGTTTATCATTTTCTATTTTACCAAATCATACTGCTTTTATTCCATTAGAAAACATTTTTTTGAATTCATTACAATGTTTAGATTATATTTATGTATTAAAAAAAATAAAACCATTATTAGAAGATAAAAATATACTTAAAGTAGGACAAAATATTAAATTTTATATAGGAATTTTAAAAAATTATAATATTAATTTAAATGGAATGATTTATGATATTATTTTAGAATCCTATATTTTAGGTAATATGAATGGTCGTTGTGATATAATAAATCTTGCTAATTATTATTTACATTATAAATTATTATCTTTTGAAGAAATTTTTAGTGTTAAAAAGGATAAATTATTTTTTCATAATATTTCTTTATTAAAATATACTTTTTATTTATCAAAATATGTTGATATTACACTTAAATTACATTTAGTAATGTGGCCTAAAATAAAAAAAAATTTAATATTATTAAAAATTTTTAATAAAATTGATATACCTTTAATAAAAGTATTATCAAATATTGAGCGTAATGGAGTCTGTATAGATTCTATAATGTTATTAACGTATTCTACAGAATTAACTAATAAATTAAAAGATTTGGAAAATCAAGCACATAAATTAGCAGGAGAATTTTTTAATTTATCTTCTACTAAACAAATACAAAATATTTTATATGAAAAGAAAAAATTACCAATTCTAAAAAAAACTCCTACTGGTATACCTTCCACTAATGAAGAAGTATTATATAAATTATCTAAAAATTATTTATTACCAAAAATTATTTTAAGATATCGATCTTTATTAAAATTAAAAACTACTTATGCTAATAAATTACCATTAATGATTAATTCAATTAGTGGACGGATACATACTTCTTATCATCAAACAGTAACTATTACTGGTCGTCTTTCTTCTAGTAATCCAAATTTACAAAATATTCCTATACGAAATGATGAAGGTCGTCGTATTCGTAAAGCATTTATTGCACCTAAGGATTATTTTATTATGTCTGCAGATTATTCACAAATTGAATTGCGAATTATAGCTCATTTATCACAAGATAAAACATTAATACAATCTTTTTTTAATAATCAAGATATTCATTGTATTACTGCTTCTGAAATTTTTTGTATTCCATTACATGATGTAGATTTAAAACAACGTTATATTGCTAAAGTAATTAATTTTGGATTAATTTATGGTATGAGTGCTTTCGGTTTATCATGTCAATTGAATATTTCATGTAGTGAAGCACAACGTTATATTGATTGTTATTTTGAACATTATCCCGGTATTTTAAAATATATAAAAAAAATTCGAAAAGAAGCTTTAAATAAAGGTTATGTTACTACATTAGATGGTCGTCGTCTTTATTTACCAGATATTGATTCTAATAATTATATTAAGCGTAAAGCAGCTGAGCGTTCTGCAATAAATGCTCCTATGCAAGGTACTGCTTCAGATATTATAAAGCGTGCAATGATAAATATTAATTCATGGATACAAAAACAATCATATTCATCATTAATACATATGATTATGCAAGTTCATGATGAATTAGTATTTGAAGTACATAAATCTATTATAAAAGTATCTAATACACATATTCGTGAATTAATGGAAAATAGTACAAAATTTACGGTACCATTAAAAGTAAATATAGGTATTGGTATGAATTGGAATGAAACACATTAA
- the rplK gene encoding 50S ribosomal protein L11 gives MAKKIQAYVKLQVSAGMANPSPPVGPALGQQGVNIMEFCKEFNIKTDSFEKGLPIPVIVTIYSDRSFTFIIKTSPASVLLKKAAGIKSGSNKPKKDQVGKITRTQIREIAEKKSKDMTGSNIEAMSRSIEGTAHSIGLIIED, from the coding sequence ATGGCTAAAAAAATACAAGCTTATGTTAAGTTACAAGTTTCAGCTGGTATGGCGAATCCTAGCCCTCCAGTTGGACCTGCATTAGGTCAACAAGGTGTTAATATTATGGAATTTTGTAAAGAATTTAATATTAAAACTGATAGTTTTGAAAAAGGTTTACCAATACCAGTAATAGTGACTATTTATTCTGATCGATCTTTTACTTTTATTATTAAAACTTCACCAGCTTCAGTTTTATTAAAAAAAGCAGCAGGTATAAAATCTGGTTCTAATAAACCTAAAAAGGATCAAGTAGGTAAGATAACACGTACTCAGATACGTGAAATTGCAGAAAAAAAATCAAAAGATATGACAGGTTCAAATATTGAAGCAATGAGTCGTTCTATTGAAGGAACTGCTCATTCTATAGGATTAATAATAGAGGATTAA
- the coaA gene encoding Pantothenate kinase: MINIKSFLEKKYMKFTYTQWNILKNLIPLNLSEKEIINLKKINKNLSLNEIKKIYIPLSQLLHFFINSNQYNKKKNKEILYKKKYKIPYIIGITGSVSIGKSTTARLLQILLSHWKEHKSVEIITTDNFLYSNKILHKNGIMKLKGFPQSYNIYEMIKCISNIKSGIKYIKTPIYSHLNYDILSNCNKIIKQPDIIILEGLHILQNQINYLYDKNHVYISDFIDFSIYIDAPEKFIKNWYINRFLKFRHKAIYNPDSYFYHYSTLPIFKTVNIAKKIWNTINKLNLQQNILPTRKKAHLIITKNYFHKIESIYLMK; the protein is encoded by the coding sequence ATGATAAATATAAAATCATTTTTAGAAAAAAAATATATGAAATTTACTTATACTCAATGGAATATATTAAAAAATCTTATTCCTTTAAATTTATCAGAAAAAGAAATTATTAATTTAAAAAAAATTAACAAAAATTTATCTTTAAATGAAATAAAAAAAATTTATATTCCACTTTCACAACTATTACATTTTTTTATTAATTCTAATCAGTATAATAAAAAAAAAAATAAAGAAATTTTATATAAAAAAAAATATAAAATTCCTTATATTATTGGAATCACTGGTAGTGTTTCAATAGGAAAAAGTACTACTGCACGTTTATTACAAATATTACTTAGTCATTGGAAAGAACATAAATCTGTAGAAATAATTACTACTGACAATTTTTTATATTCTAATAAAATACTCCATAAAAATGGAATAATGAAACTTAAAGGATTTCCGCAATCTTATAATATATATGAAATGATTAAATGTATTAGTAATATTAAATCTGGTATAAAATATATAAAAACTCCAATTTATTCGCATTTAAATTATGATATATTATCTAATTGTAATAAAATAATTAAACAACCAGATATTATTATCTTAGAAGGATTACATATTTTACAAAATCAAATTAATTATTTATATGATAAAAATCATGTTTATATTTCAGATTTTATTGATTTTTCAATTTATATTGATGCACCAGAAAAATTTATAAAAAATTGGTATATAAATCGTTTTTTAAAATTTCGTCATAAAGCAATTTACAATCCTGATTCTTATTTTTATCATTATTCTACATTACCAATATTTAAAACAGTTAATATTGCAAAAAAAATATGGAATACAATTAATAAATTAAATTTACAACAAAATATCTTACCAACACGAAAAAAAGCACATTTAATTATTACTAAAAACTATTTTCATAAAATAGAAAGTATTTATTTAATGAAATAA
- the birA gene encoding Bifunctional ligase/repressor BirA — translation MSIDKSLLKLIVLLSDGRFYSMKYLSNLLGINQFMINKYINIIRGWGIIVLAISNKEYSFLNPIQLLEVNRILKFLKKKQIIVLSVVDSTNQYLLDRIYRLKLGDACISEYQKFGRGRRGRHWVSPFGTNLYLSMYWNFNCKLNSTVGLSLVVGIVIAEVLRHLGVQDIYVKWPNDLYFKNKKLAGILIELIGPISNLMHFVIGIGINLVMHHTHGKIINQDWINLQESGINIDRNELVAIILNKLRSSLKHFENYGFQPFIERWNLLDRYINKSVKVLIGKKQILGISRGIDQSGALLLDQRGIIKSFMGEEISLRKIE, via the coding sequence ATGAGTATAGATAAATCATTATTAAAATTAATTGTATTATTATCTGATGGTAGATTTTACTCAATGAAATATCTTAGTAATTTATTAGGTATTAATCAATTTATGATTAATAAGTATATCAATATTATTCGTGGATGGGGAATTATTGTACTTGCTATATCAAATAAAGAATATAGTTTTTTAAATCCAATTCAATTATTGGAAGTAAATCGTATTTTGAAATTTTTAAAAAAAAAACAAATCATTGTGTTATCTGTTGTTGATTCAACTAATCAATATTTATTAGATCGTATTTATAGATTAAAATTAGGTGATGCATGTATTTCTGAATATCAAAAATTTGGTAGAGGCCGTAGGGGAAGACATTGGGTATCACCTTTTGGAACTAATTTATATTTATCAATGTATTGGAATTTTAATTGTAAATTAAATTCTACTGTTGGTTTAAGTTTAGTAGTAGGTATTGTAATAGCTGAAGTTTTACGGCATTTAGGTGTGCAAGATATTTATGTTAAATGGCCAAATGATTTATATTTTAAAAATAAAAAATTAGCAGGTATTTTAATTGAATTAATAGGTCCGATTAGTAATTTAATGCATTTTGTAATAGGTATAGGTATTAATTTAGTTATGCATCATACGCATGGTAAAATAATTAATCAAGATTGGATTAATTTACAAGAATCTGGTATTAATATTGATCGTAATGAACTAGTTGCTATTATTCTTAATAAATTAAGAAGTTCACTTAAACATTTTGAAAATTATGGATTTCAACCATTTATAGAACGTTGGAATTTATTAGATAGATATATTAATAAATCAGTCAAAGTATTAATTGGTAAAAAACAAATATTAGGTATTTCAAGAGGTATTGATCAAAGTGGTGCTTTATTACTTGATCAAAGAGGAATAATAAAATCCTTTATGGGAGAAGAAATATCTTTACGTAAGATAGAATAA
- the nusG gene encoding Transcription termination/antitermination protein NusG has translation MSEVIKKRWYVVQAFSSFEGRVAQSLREYIKLHSMEEFFGEVMVPSEEVVEIRSGQRRKSERKFFPGYVLVQMIMNDASWHLVRSVPRVMGFIGGTSDRPAPISNKEVDSIMNRLQQVGDKPRPKTLFEPGELVRVNDGPFADFNGVVEEVDYEKIRLKVSVSIFGRSTPVELDFSQVEKG, from the coding sequence ATGTCTGAAGTTATTAAAAAACGTTGGTACGTTGTTCAGGCGTTTTCTAGTTTTGAGGGTCGTGTAGCACAGTCATTACGTGAGTATATTAAATTGCATTCTATGGAAGAATTTTTTGGTGAAGTAATGGTTCCTTCAGAAGAGGTAGTTGAAATTCGTAGTGGTCAACGTCGTAAAAGTGAGCGGAAATTTTTTCCTGGTTATGTATTAGTACAAATGATAATGAATGATGCTAGTTGGCATTTAGTTCGTAGTGTACCACGTGTTATGGGTTTTATAGGGGGAACTTCAGATCGTCCTGCACCAATTAGTAATAAAGAAGTGGATTCTATTATGAATCGTTTACAACAAGTTGGTGATAAACCTCGTCCTAAAACGTTATTTGAACCAGGTGAGTTAGTTCGTGTTAATGATGGTCCATTTGCCGATTTTAATGGTGTAGTTGAAGAAGTGGATTATGAAAAAATTCGTTTAAAAGTTTCTGTATCTATTTTTGGTCGTTCAACACCAGTAGAATTAGATTTTAGTCAGGTAGAAAAAGGTTAA